Genomic window (Arachis hypogaea cultivar Tifrunner chromosome 13, arahy.Tifrunner.gnm2.J5K5, whole genome shotgun sequence):
TCTTGTCCAATATTGCTGAAACTCTCACTCCATGTCTTGTTGCAACTCTCTGTTAAGCAGTGTAACCAGCTCTCTGATATCTACACCTCCACTGGTAGTGAACTCAACATCAAAGAATCGCAGAGAAGTCATGATGGATTGATATCCCATGCCGTAGTCCCTGTTTCGCTTGCGGCTGCCAACTGTCTGCATCCATATCTCATCCTTATATATGGGTGGTGGCTCAGGGCCCTTGTGCAATCTGAGTCGCACTCTCTTCTTGGGCCTTGGCCAGTCAAAAGTTAAACTCAATCTGAAATCGAATAAAATTGAACACAATTTAAATAAACAAATGAATATAATTTATTGAGATATATTTCAGTTTACTAAACTTGCAGAAGCTTTCTCAGATCTCTTGTCAACCCACTTGGTACGGTCATCCTTCCTCGTGTGCATCCTTTGAAAGACCTCACTTTGACGAGGTTTGCAACCCAGCTCGATCTCCTATCCATTGGGTTTAGAATTTTAAGAAGTCATTATATTAGTTTCAACTTTATTAATAATAAAGTAAACATattaagttaataactaaaattttaaatgataCGAACCATCTTCTTTCCTGTTGCGTTGTAGGTGGTAGACCTTTCGGTGTT
Coding sequences:
- the LOC112735875 gene encoding uncharacterized protein; the encoded protein is MNTERSTTYNATGKKMEIELGCKPRQSEVFQRMHTRKDDRTKLSLTFDWPRPKKRVRLRLHKGPEPPPIYKDEIWMQTVGSRKRNRDYGMGYQSIMTSLRFFDVEFTTSGGVDIRELVTLLNRELQQDME